One Motacilla alba alba isolate MOTALB_02 chromosome 15, Motacilla_alba_V1.0_pri, whole genome shotgun sequence DNA segment encodes these proteins:
- the EWSR1 gene encoding RNA-binding protein EWS isoform X2 translates to MRGAGRGRASSAEEEGEKMASTDYSTYSQAAAQQGYSAYAPQPAQGYAQTTQTYGQQSYGTYGQPSDVSYTQPQTTATYGQTAYATSYGQPPTGYSAPTAPPAYSQPVQGYGSAAYDTNTATVTSSQSSYAAPAAYGTQPAYPAYGQQPAPAAPARPQDGSKPAETSQPQSSTTGYSQPSLGYGQSNYSYPQVPASYPMQPVTAPPSYPPTSYSSTQPSSYDQSTYSQQSSYGQQSSYGQQSSYGQQSSYGQQPPPTSYPPPSGSYSQAPSQYSQQSSSYGQQSSFRQDHPSSMNMYGQESGGFSGPGESRNLSGPDSRGRGRGGYERGGMSRGGRGGGRGGMG, encoded by the exons atgcgcggcgcggggcggggccgggcgagCAGCGCGGAGGAGGAAGGCGAGAAAATGGCGTCGACgg aTTACAGTACCTATAGccaagctgcagcccagcaggg CTACAGCGCCTATGCACCTCAGCCAGCCCAAGGATATGCACAGACCACCCAG ACCTACGGGCAGCAGAGCTACGGGACCTACGGGCAGCCCAGCGACGTCAGCTACACACAGCCGCAGACCACGGCCACGTACGGGCAGACGGCCTACGCCACCTCCTACGGGCAGCCCCCCACAG GTTACAGCGCCCCGACTGCCCCCCCTGCCTACAGCCAGCCCGTGCAGGGCTACGGCAGCGCCGCCTACGACACCAACACGGCCACGGtcaccagcagccagagctcgtacgccgcgcccgccgcctACGGCACCCAGCCCGCATACCCCGCCTACGggcagcagccggccccggccgcccccgccaG ACCCCAGGATGGCAGCAAACCAGCAGAGACCAGCCAGCCTCAGTCCAGCACGACAGGCtacagccagcccagcctgggctaCGGGCAGAGCAACTACAGCTACCCCCAGGTGCCTGCCAGCTACCCCATGCAGCCTGTCACTGCTCCACCCTCCTACCCTCCGACCAG ctaTTCCtccacacagcccagcagtTACGATCAGAGCACTtactcccagcagagcagctacgggcagcagagctcctacgggcagcagagcagctacGGCCAGCAAAGCAGCTATGGCCAGCAGCCACCTCCCACCAGTTACCCACCTCCCAGCGGATCCTACAGCCAGGCCCCCAGCCAgtacagccagcagagcagcagctacGGCCAGCAGA GCTCGTTCCGCCAGGACCATCCCAGCAGCATGAACATGTACGGGCAGGAATCCGGAGGCTTCTCCGGCCCCGGAGAGAGCCGGAATCTGAGCGGCCCCGATAGCCGGGGCAGGGGACGAGGGGGATATGAGCGTGGAGGCATGAGCAGAGGTGGGCGGGGAGGAGGACGCGGTGGAATGGGGTAA
- the EWSR1 gene encoding RNA-binding protein EWS isoform X1 has product MRGAGRGRASSAEEEGEKMASTDYSTYSQAAAQQGYSAYAPQPAQGYAQTTQNPSYYNHICLQTPSMFPKTYGQQSYGTYGQPSDVSYTQPQTTATYGQTAYATSYGQPPTGYSAPTAPPAYSQPVQGYGSAAYDTNTATVTSSQSSYAAPAAYGTQPAYPAYGQQPAPAAPARPQDGSKPAETSQPQSSTTGYSQPSLGYGQSNYSYPQVPASYPMQPVTAPPSYPPTSYSSTQPSSYDQSTYSQQSSYGQQSSYGQQSSYGQQSSYGQQPPPTSYPPPSGSYSQAPSQYSQQSSSYGQQSSFRQDHPSSMNMYGQESGGFSGPGESRNLSGPDSRGRGRGGYERGGMSRGGRGGGRGGMG; this is encoded by the exons atgcgcggcgcggggcggggccgggcgagCAGCGCGGAGGAGGAAGGCGAGAAAATGGCGTCGACgg aTTACAGTACCTATAGccaagctgcagcccagcaggg CTACAGCGCCTATGCACCTCAGCCAGCCCAAGGATATGCACAGACCACCCAG AATCCAAGTTACTACAACCACATTTGTCTGCAAACTCCAAGTATGTTTCCAAAG ACCTACGGGCAGCAGAGCTACGGGACCTACGGGCAGCCCAGCGACGTCAGCTACACACAGCCGCAGACCACGGCCACGTACGGGCAGACGGCCTACGCCACCTCCTACGGGCAGCCCCCCACAG GTTACAGCGCCCCGACTGCCCCCCCTGCCTACAGCCAGCCCGTGCAGGGCTACGGCAGCGCCGCCTACGACACCAACACGGCCACGGtcaccagcagccagagctcgtacgccgcgcccgccgcctACGGCACCCAGCCCGCATACCCCGCCTACGggcagcagccggccccggccgcccccgccaG ACCCCAGGATGGCAGCAAACCAGCAGAGACCAGCCAGCCTCAGTCCAGCACGACAGGCtacagccagcccagcctgggctaCGGGCAGAGCAACTACAGCTACCCCCAGGTGCCTGCCAGCTACCCCATGCAGCCTGTCACTGCTCCACCCTCCTACCCTCCGACCAG ctaTTCCtccacacagcccagcagtTACGATCAGAGCACTtactcccagcagagcagctacgggcagcagagctcctacgggcagcagagcagctacGGCCAGCAAAGCAGCTATGGCCAGCAGCCACCTCCCACCAGTTACCCACCTCCCAGCGGATCCTACAGCCAGGCCCCCAGCCAgtacagccagcagagcagcagctacGGCCAGCAGA GCTCGTTCCGCCAGGACCATCCCAGCAGCATGAACATGTACGGGCAGGAATCCGGAGGCTTCTCCGGCCCCGGAGAGAGCCGGAATCTGAGCGGCCCCGATAGCCGGGGCAGGGGACGAGGGGGATATGAGCGTGGAGGCATGAGCAGAGGTGGGCGGGGAGGAGGACGCGGTGGAATGGGGTAA